The genomic window CAGGTCGAGGGCGGGTACCTGCAGGGCCTGGGCTGGCTGACCCTGGAGGAACTCCGGTGGGACGAGTCCACCGGAGCGGGACGGGGGCGCTTGCTCACGCAGGCGGCCAGCACGTATAAATTGCCTTCGCTCTCGGAGCTGCCCGCGGACTTCCGCGCCGCGCTCCTGCGGCAGGCCACCGAGACCGGCGTGGTGTACGGCAGCAAGGCAGTCGGGGAACCCCCGCTGATGCTGGCGATCTCCGCCCGCGAGGCCATCCGCGCCGCGTGCGCCGCCTTCGGCCCGCCCGGCACCCCCACCCCCCTCGCGTCCCCGGCCACGCCGGAGGCCGCGTTCTGGGCGCTGCACGCCGCCCGCACCCCCTCACACCCCGACGCGCCCCGCGCGACCGAAGGAGACCCGACATGACCGAAGCCGCCCTGCTCATCACGGCCCCCCTGCCCGCCAGCGCCCTGAGCGCCGCCGACCTCCAGCTGCTGCACGCCGACCTGCCCGTGGACGGCCCGCGCTTTCTCGAAGACGAGGAGCTCGACGCGGACGCGCTGGCACTGCTGGAATGGGACGCCGAACTGCCCCTGAGCCCGCAGGACCTGCTGCCGCTGGAATGGACCCGCACACCCTGAGTGTCGGTGCGGGCGGCCCGGCATGGCTGACGGCCCTCGCGCGGCTCTCCGCGCGGGGCGAGGCGGCCGTGCTCGTGACCGTCAGCGCCGCGCGTGGGCACACGCCGCGCGAGGCGGGCGCGCGGATGGTCGTCAGCCTGACCGGCACGTGGGGCAGCGTGGGCGGCGGGAACCTCGAGGCGACCGCTGCCGCGCGCGCCCGCGCCCTGATCCACACCGGCGTCCAGGCGTCCGAGACGCTGACGCTGCGCCTGACCGACCGCGCCGCGAACGAGCACGGGCGGCAGTGCTGCGGCGGCGAGGTCGCGCTGCACCTCGACCCCGTCCTGCACGCGCGGGCGCAGGTGGCGGTGTTCGGGGCCGGGCACGTGGGCCTGGAACTCGCGCGGCTGCTCGCGCGGCACCCGGTGGGGCTGCACCTGATCGACTCGCGCGCCGCGCAGCTGACCCCCGAGCGCCTCGCATCTTTGCAGGATGCGGAAGCTCACGTCACGGCGCACCATGCGCCCATCCCGGAACTCGTGCTGGAGGACCTGCCGCCCGGCACGCACGTGCTGATCCTCACGCATGACCACGCCGAGGACGCCGCGATTCTCGACGCCGCGCTGCGCCGCCCCGTCCACGGCTTCCTGGGCCTGATCGGGTCGAGCGCCAAGTGGACCCGCTTCCAGGCGCAACTGCGCGAACTCGGCCATTCCCCGGAGGCCCTGGCGCGCGTGACCTCCCCGATCGGCCTGCCCGAATTGAACGCCGGACCTCAGCGCAAGCACCCGGCGGTGATCGCGCTGAGTGTCGCTGCGCAGCTGCTTCCCTACCTCACGCTCACGCCGGACCTGACCCCGGCCCCCGAAAGGACCCCATGACCACGCTGTACCGCGCCACCTTCCTGCACACCCCCGAAAACCCCTTCACGCACGCGGACGCGCTGCGCGCCGAATCCGACGGCGGTCTGCTCGTCGAAGGCGGCGTGATCCGCGCCCGTGGCGCGTTCGCGGACCTGCGCGCCGCGCACCCGGACGCGCCCGTCACCGACCTGCGCGGCGGGCTGCTGCTGCCGGGCTTCATCGACACGCACGTGCACCTGCCGCAGGTCCGCGTCATCGGCGGGCTGGGCCTGCCGCTGCTGGACTGGCTGGACCAGTGCGCGCTGCCCGAGGAGGCCCGCATGGCCGACGTCGCCTACGCGCGCGGCGTCGCGCGGGACTTCACGCGCGGCCTGCTCGGCGCGGGCACCACCACCGCGCTGGTGTTCGGGTCGCACTTCGCCGGGGCGGTGGATGCCTTCTTCGAGGAGGCCGCGCAGACCGGGCTGCGCGCCGTGGCGGGCCTGGTCGTCAGCGACCGCCTGTTGCGGGATGAACTGCACACCACCCCCGAACGCGCCTATGCCGAGGGGAAGGCCCTGATCGAACGCTGGCACGGCGTGGGCCGCAACCTGTATGCGGTCACGCCCCG from Deinococcus sedimenti includes these protein-coding regions:
- the xdhC gene encoding xanthine dehydrogenase accessory protein XdhC; the protein is MDPHTLSVGAGGPAWLTALARLSARGEAAVLVTVSAARGHTPREAGARMVVSLTGTWGSVGGGNLEATAAARARALIHTGVQASETLTLRLTDRAANEHGRQCCGGEVALHLDPVLHARAQVAVFGAGHVGLELARLLARHPVGLHLIDSRAAQLTPERLASLQDAEAHVTAHHAPIPELVLEDLPPGTHVLILTHDHAEDAAILDAALRRPVHGFLGLIGSSAKWTRFQAQLRELGHSPEALARVTSPIGLPELNAGPQRKHPAVIALSVAAQLLPYLTLTPDLTPAPERTP